In one Candidatus Planktophila versatilis genomic region, the following are encoded:
- a CDS encoding alpha-hydroxy acid oxidase, with product MGKNVKRQFPKPSELAPLLKFSLPTLRRKKRRLEKAYTIWDLRDIAKKRTPKGPFDYTDGSAESEVSLERARQAFADLEFIPSILKDVSTADLTRTSLGEKFSMPLGIAPTGFTRMMQTEGEIAGARAAEKYGIPFTLSTLGTTTIEDVVTAAPGGRNWFQLYMWKDREGSMALVERAQRAGVKNLMLTVDVPAAGQRIRDYRNGLTVPPRLTAGTVINAIPRPAWWINFLTTPSIEFASMKNWEGTVGELLDYMFDPTMTWEDLKWIREQWNGTLTVKGIQNLDDAKKAAELGADAVLLSNHGGRQLDRAPVMLHLLSDIKKEFKKDYEIHIDTGIMHGADVLAAIALGAQFTYVGRAYLYGLMAGGQDGVERALEIMRTQMVRNMKLLGVNSLDELTPKHVRFLNRQ from the coding sequence ATGGGCAAGAATGTTAAGCGTCAATTTCCCAAGCCTTCGGAGCTAGCCCCACTTCTTAAGTTCTCACTTCCTACTCTGCGCCGCAAGAAGCGTCGCTTAGAGAAGGCATACACAATCTGGGATTTACGCGATATTGCAAAGAAGCGCACTCCTAAAGGTCCGTTTGATTACACCGACGGGTCAGCAGAGAGTGAAGTTAGTCTAGAACGTGCTCGTCAAGCATTTGCCGATCTTGAATTTATTCCAAGTATTTTAAAAGATGTATCTACTGCAGATTTAACTCGCACCTCACTCGGAGAAAAATTCTCAATGCCACTTGGTATTGCTCCAACCGGATTTACCCGCATGATGCAGACTGAAGGTGAAATTGCGGGAGCACGGGCTGCTGAAAAATATGGAATTCCATTTACGCTCTCAACCCTTGGCACAACAACTATTGAGGATGTTGTCACCGCAGCACCTGGTGGTCGCAATTGGTTCCAGTTATATATGTGGAAAGATCGCGAAGGAAGCATGGCGTTGGTCGAGCGTGCACAACGTGCTGGTGTGAAAAACCTAATGCTCACAGTTGATGTTCCTGCCGCCGGACAAAGAATTCGTGATTATCGAAATGGCCTCACCGTTCCACCGCGTCTGACAGCTGGAACAGTGATTAACGCTATTCCTCGACCTGCTTGGTGGATTAACTTTCTAACAACTCCCTCAATCGAATTTGCATCGATGAAGAATTGGGAGGGCACTGTAGGAGAACTCCTTGACTACATGTTCGACCCAACAATGACATGGGAAGATCTGAAGTGGATTAGAGAACAGTGGAATGGAACGCTGACGGTCAAGGGAATTCAAAATCTTGATGATGCAAAAAAGGCGGCAGAGCTTGGAGCCGATGCGGTTCTACTCTCCAATCATGGCGGCAGGCAGCTCGATCGCGCTCCAGTAATGCTGCATTTACTCAGTGATATCAAGAAGGAATTTAAGAAAGATTACGAGATTCATATTGATACTGGAATTATGCATGGGGCTGATGTTCTGGCCGCTATCGCACTCGGTGCTCAATTTACTTATGTGGGCAGAGCTTATTTATATGGCCTGATGGCTGGTGGCCAAGATGGCGTCGAGCGCGCACTTGAAATCATGCGCACGCAAATGGTTCGAAATATGAAGTTGTTGGGTGTGAATTCATTAGATGAGTTGACTCCTAAGCATGTGCGCTTCCTAAATCGCCAGTAA
- a CDS encoding 4Fe-4S dicluster domain-containing protein, with protein sequence MKFALAGLSYLITAFALIFLTVRVRQLIAIYKKQQPDPTRSNNKSARFKNMLTEVLGHTKMLNFTATGIAHWFVMIGFGALFGTLITAYGQVINPDFALPIIGHFVGYELFAELIAALTGVGIVTLIGIRQVTRLRTRNRFSGSNMGKAYYIEATILGIVFCVIALRGLEGALANEESWNWHYAISWPAVLAFNSMSVASLESAIVIVATLKIVISMAWFIVIASDFTMGIAWHRFLAFFNIYYKRNIDQPALGALPEMLSKGKPVNFEDPAEDDVFGLGTRGDISWKGLLDMTSCTECGRCQSQCPAWHTDKPLSPKLLIMAMRDHAMSKVVETENIVGENAPISLDVLWSCTSCGACVEECPVDIEHVDHIVNMRRFQVLVESEFPTELGGTFRNLEKAGNPWGANKADRESWIAECDFPVRVVSGELPEEVEYLFWVGCAGAYEDRAKKTTKAVAELLHMAGVNFAVLGKRETCTGDPARRSGNEFLYQILSQENIATFNETFGDRSKGKKKVVVTCPHCFTTIGRDYAQSGFELEMLHHTQLLNTLIKEGRLKPSPHKSDKKLTYHDPCYLGRHNQIYAPPRELLEASGCDVEEMPRNKERSFCCGGGGGRMWMEEKLGTRINLNRVDEAIETGAQEVAVACPFCRIMVGDGMVARQSDVEVLDVAQILLRSVKASE encoded by the coding sequence ATGAAGTTTGCGCTGGCAGGACTCTCTTATCTCATTACTGCCTTCGCACTCATTTTTCTTACTGTGCGAGTGCGCCAATTAATTGCTATTTATAAGAAGCAGCAACCAGATCCCACTCGCAGCAACAATAAATCTGCGCGGTTTAAGAACATGCTCACAGAAGTTCTTGGACATACCAAGATGCTCAACTTCACAGCCACGGGAATCGCTCACTGGTTTGTGATGATTGGTTTTGGTGCGCTATTCGGAACTCTTATCACCGCATATGGACAAGTAATTAACCCTGACTTTGCACTTCCTATCATTGGGCATTTTGTTGGATATGAACTCTTCGCTGAACTTATTGCCGCCCTCACCGGCGTTGGCATAGTTACCTTGATTGGCATTCGCCAAGTAACTCGTCTTCGCACGCGCAATCGTTTTAGTGGATCGAATATGGGTAAGGCCTATTACATCGAGGCAACAATTCTTGGCATTGTTTTCTGTGTCATTGCACTTCGCGGTTTGGAAGGCGCACTCGCTAATGAAGAATCATGGAACTGGCACTATGCAATTTCATGGCCGGCAGTTCTTGCCTTTAACTCTATGTCAGTTGCATCCCTTGAAAGTGCAATAGTTATCGTTGCAACGCTCAAGATTGTTATTTCAATGGCCTGGTTCATTGTGATTGCATCTGATTTCACTATGGGTATCGCCTGGCACAGATTCCTTGCCTTCTTTAATATTTACTACAAACGCAATATCGATCAACCAGCACTCGGTGCGCTGCCAGAGATGCTCTCAAAAGGTAAGCCGGTTAATTTCGAAGATCCGGCAGAAGATGATGTATTTGGGCTTGGAACGCGCGGAGATATCTCCTGGAAGGGCTTGCTGGATATGACCAGCTGCACCGAATGTGGTCGTTGCCAATCGCAATGTCCGGCCTGGCATACCGATAAACCACTTTCACCTAAGTTATTGATTATGGCGATGCGCGATCACGCGATGTCAAAGGTTGTCGAGACTGAGAACATTGTGGGTGAGAACGCTCCTATCTCACTTGATGTCTTATGGTCTTGCACATCGTGTGGTGCTTGTGTTGAAGAGTGTCCGGTTGATATCGAACACGTTGATCACATCGTTAATATGCGTCGCTTCCAAGTATTAGTTGAATCCGAGTTTCCGACAGAGCTTGGTGGAACGTTTAGAAACCTGGAGAAGGCCGGCAACCCATGGGGTGCAAATAAGGCTGACCGCGAGAGCTGGATTGCAGAGTGTGATTTCCCAGTACGCGTTGTTAGCGGTGAACTTCCAGAAGAAGTTGAATATCTCTTCTGGGTTGGCTGCGCTGGTGCATACGAAGATCGAGCAAAGAAGACAACAAAGGCTGTCGCTGAGTTACTACATATGGCCGGAGTTAACTTTGCCGTTCTAGGAAAACGTGAGACTTGCACTGGAGATCCGGCACGTCGCTCCGGTAATGAATTTCTCTACCAAATTCTCTCCCAAGAAAACATCGCAACTTTTAACGAAACTTTTGGCGATAGATCAAAAGGTAAGAAGAAGGTTGTTGTTACCTGCCCGCATTGCTTCACAACTATTGGACGAGATTATGCACAGAGTGGTTTTGAGCTCGAAATGTTGCACCACACGCAATTACTTAACACTTTGATTAAAGAAGGGCGGCTGAAGCCAAGTCCTCATAAATCAGATAAGAAGCTGACTTATCATGACCCTTGCTACCTCGGTCGACACAACCAAATTTATGCACCACCTCGCGAACTATTAGAGGCAAGTGGTTGCGATGTGGAAGAGATGCCACGTAATAAGGAACGATCATTCTGCTGCGGTGGTGGCGGTGGTCGCATGTGGATGGAAGAAAAACTTGGAACCCGCATCAACTTAAATCGTGTTGATGAAGCTATCGAAACTGGTGCGCAAGAAGTCGCTGTTGCCTGTCCATTCTGCCGAATCATGGTCGGCGATGGAATGGTGGCGCGGCAATCAGATGTTGAAGTACTAGATGTTGCCCAGATATTACTTAGAAGCGTGAAGGCTTCAGAGTAA
- a CDS encoding rhomboid family intramembrane serine protease produces MKSRSTVITLITIICAFYLYELLDSGIIGTFGLYGIELLKSTNEWYRLVTVALVHDNSNTIPIHLAFNMLALHSLGTPIERFMGRNKFLIIFFISLIGGSLFSAYSLGYNGYSVGVSGAVFGLFGAFVVIGKRMGGDIKSIIVVIALNFALGFTIGGVDWHAHLGGLIAGAVVTKLLLTLKPSRF; encoded by the coding sequence ATGAAATCGCGTTCAACAGTCATAACGCTAATCACCATTATCTGCGCGTTTTACCTATACGAACTCCTTGATTCCGGAATCATTGGCACATTTGGACTTTATGGAATTGAATTACTTAAATCAACAAACGAGTGGTATCGACTTGTCACTGTGGCTCTCGTGCACGATAACTCAAATACAATTCCAATTCACCTAGCATTTAACATGCTTGCGCTGCACTCACTTGGAACACCGATAGAGCGCTTTATGGGCCGCAATAAATTTCTCATTATCTTCTTCATCTCACTTATTGGCGGCTCACTCTTTTCGGCATACAGTCTTGGCTACAACGGATATTCAGTGGGAGTATCAGGTGCGGTCTTTGGTTTATTCGGTGCATTCGTTGTCATTGGTAAGCGAATGGGCGGCGACATTAAAAGCATCATCGTTGTCATTGCCCTGAACTTTGCACTGGGTTTTACTATTGGCGGCGTAGATTGGCACGCTCACCTTGGTGGTCTTATCGCAGGTGCTGTAGTGACTAAGTTATTGCTTACTCTGAAGCCTTCACGCTTCTAA
- a CDS encoding peptidylprolyl isomerase has protein sequence MSNTATLHTSLGDIVIELFPNHAPKTVENFVGLATGAKEWTDPRTGKKSNENLYDGTIFHRVIAGFMLQGGDPLGQGFGGPGYQFADEFHGELQFDRPYILAMANSGPGTNGSQFFITVAPTTWLNRKHTIFGEVKDVASQAVVDKIGATPTGAQDKPVTPVVINSVTIA, from the coding sequence ATGTCAAACACTGCAACCCTTCATACCTCACTCGGCGACATCGTCATTGAGCTATTTCCTAACCATGCGCCAAAGACTGTTGAAAATTTTGTTGGTCTTGCAACGGGTGCCAAAGAGTGGACAGATCCTCGCACAGGTAAAAAATCAAATGAGAATTTATATGACGGAACTATTTTCCACCGCGTCATCGCTGGCTTCATGCTCCAAGGTGGAGACCCACTTGGTCAAGGATTTGGCGGACCTGGTTACCAGTTCGCTGATGAATTCCATGGCGAGCTTCAATTCGATCGCCCATACATCCTTGCCATGGCTAACTCTGGACCAGGAACAAATGGTTCACAGTTCTTTATCACCGTCGCACCAACAACATGGCTAAACCGCAAGCACACAATTTTCGGTGAAGTAAAAGATGTCGCTTCACAAGCTGTCGTAGACAAGATTGGCGCAACACCAACAGGTGCTCAAGATAAGCCTGTGACGCCAGTTGTCATCAATAGCGTCACTATCGCGTAG
- the gyrA gene encoding DNA gyrase subunit A, translating into MTTDDMTPEEVTFDRIEKVDLQVEMARSYLDYAMSVIVGRALPDVRDGLKPVHRRVLYAMFDAGYRPDKGYYKSSRIVGDVMGNYHPHGDTAIYDTVVRLAQSWSLRYPLVDGNGNFGSPGNDPAAAMRYTEARLAPLAMEMMRDIDEDTVNFSPNYDGRSQEPDVLPARFPNLLVNGSAGIAVGMATNIPPHNLREIGEAVIYALEHPDMPAPDLLNHLLTVVKGPDFPTKALIVGRGGIEDAYRTGRGSVTMRAVVNVEEINKRTCLVVTELPYQVNPDNLALKIAELVKDGKIKGIADVRDEGNERLGQRLVIVLQSSAIPKVILNNLYKQTQLQDTFGANMLALVDGVPRTLRLDEFIKYYIEHQVEVIVRRTKFRLVEKEKRAHILKGYLKALDALDAVIALIRASKTPEEARTGLMKLLDVDEIQANAILDMQLRRIAALERQKINDEYEGLMADIIELNAILASESKQREIIKSELTEVITKYGDERRTQIVASEGDFSAEDLIPDNNVVVTITRGGYSKRTTADLYKSQRRGGRGVKGAALKQDDVVDHFFVASTHDWLLFFTNQGRVYRAKVHELPDAGRDARGQHVANLMAFKPEEQIAQVLSFKDYNAAPYLVLATKGGLVKKTPLTEYDSPRTGGLIAISLKPGDEVVSASLVRNADELLLVSKKAMSLRFTTDDDSLRPMGRSTSGVIGMKFRAGDELLTMARVDSQSTQGAFVFTATDGGYGKKTPIDEYRLQGRGGIGIKAAKIDEDSRGTLVSALVLEDKDEILAITSAGTVMRTPAAEVRQTGRDSMGVRLVNLDVGVTLLSVTRNSEDEISEQK; encoded by the coding sequence ATGACAACTGATGACATGACACCGGAAGAGGTAACTTTCGATCGCATCGAAAAAGTAGACCTACAAGTTGAAATGGCGCGCAGCTATCTCGACTACGCCATGTCTGTCATTGTTGGGCGCGCACTTCCTGATGTGCGAGATGGGCTAAAGCCAGTTCACCGCCGCGTTCTCTATGCCATGTTCGATGCTGGTTATCGCCCCGATAAGGGCTATTACAAATCTTCTCGCATCGTCGGTGATGTCATGGGTAATTACCATCCTCATGGTGACACCGCTATCTATGACACCGTTGTTCGTTTAGCTCAGTCATGGTCACTTCGTTATCCATTGGTAGATGGCAACGGAAACTTCGGTTCACCCGGTAACGATCCAGCAGCTGCGATGCGTTACACCGAAGCTCGCTTGGCACCTCTTGCCATGGAGATGATGCGTGATATCGATGAAGATACCGTCAACTTCTCGCCCAACTACGACGGGCGATCACAAGAGCCAGATGTATTACCTGCACGCTTTCCCAACTTACTTGTGAACGGTTCTGCCGGTATTGCAGTGGGTATGGCGACAAATATTCCGCCACATAATCTTCGCGAAATCGGTGAGGCAGTTATTTACGCACTTGAACATCCAGATATGCCGGCCCCAGATCTACTTAATCATTTGCTTACTGTTGTGAAAGGCCCAGATTTTCCAACCAAGGCACTGATTGTTGGCCGTGGCGGCATTGAAGATGCCTATCGCACTGGTCGTGGCTCAGTGACTATGCGGGCAGTAGTAAATGTAGAAGAGATTAATAAGCGCACCTGCTTAGTTGTTACTGAACTTCCCTATCAAGTAAACCCAGATAACCTGGCACTTAAAATTGCGGAACTTGTTAAAGATGGAAAGATTAAAGGAATCGCAGATGTGCGCGATGAAGGTAACGAACGTTTAGGCCAGCGCCTGGTTATTGTCTTGCAGAGCTCGGCAATTCCAAAGGTGATTCTGAATAATTTATATAAGCAGACTCAACTACAAGATACTTTTGGTGCCAACATGTTGGCACTTGTCGACGGTGTTCCGCGTACCTTGCGCTTAGATGAATTCATTAAGTATTACATCGAGCATCAAGTTGAAGTCATTGTGCGTCGTACTAAATTCCGCTTAGTTGAAAAAGAGAAACGCGCACACATCCTTAAGGGATACCTCAAGGCACTCGATGCCCTCGATGCCGTGATTGCACTCATTCGTGCCTCAAAGACCCCCGAAGAAGCGCGCACAGGTTTGATGAAGTTACTTGATGTCGATGAGATCCAAGCAAATGCAATTCTTGATATGCAGTTGCGCCGGATTGCAGCACTTGAGCGGCAGAAGATTAATGATGAATACGAAGGCCTGATGGCTGACATCATCGAACTCAACGCAATCTTGGCATCGGAAAGTAAGCAGCGCGAAATCATCAAGAGCGAGCTCACTGAAGTGATTACTAAATATGGCGATGAGCGCCGTACTCAAATTGTGGCAAGTGAAGGTGATTTCTCGGCTGAAGATCTCATCCCTGATAATAATGTTGTAGTAACTATTACCCGCGGTGGGTATTCCAAGCGCACTACCGCTGATCTCTATAAATCACAGCGCAGAGGTGGTCGCGGCGTTAAAGGTGCGGCGCTGAAGCAAGATGATGTGGTTGATCATTTCTTTGTCGCCTCTACCCATGATTGGCTCTTGTTCTTCACCAACCAGGGCCGCGTATATCGGGCGAAGGTGCACGAGCTTCCTGATGCTGGCCGCGATGCCCGCGGACAACATGTGGCAAATCTGATGGCATTTAAGCCAGAGGAACAAATTGCACAAGTCCTTTCATTTAAAGATTACAACGCAGCTCCTTACCTAGTACTTGCCACAAAAGGTGGACTAGTTAAGAAGACCCCACTGACTGAATACGATTCACCGCGCACAGGTGGCCTCATTGCAATCTCATTAAAGCCTGGAGATGAAGTTGTTTCAGCTTCTCTTGTCCGTAATGCCGATGAACTCTTACTTGTCTCTAAGAAGGCGATGTCACTGCGCTTTACCACCGATGACGATTCACTTCGCCCGATGGGACGTTCCACATCTGGTGTGATTGGAATGAAATTTCGCGCGGGTGATGAACTCTTAACAATGGCGCGCGTTGATTCTCAATCTACGCAAGGTGCATTTGTCTTTACCGCAACTGATGGTGGCTATGGCAAAAAAACTCCAATCGATGAGTATCGATTACAGGGTCGTGGTGGCATTGGCATAAAGGCGGCAAAGATCGATGAAGATTCTCGCGGAACTCTTGTATCCGCACTTGTATTAGAAGATAAAGATGAAATCCTTGCGATTACATCTGCTGGAACTGTCATGCGAACCCCTGCAGCTGAAGTGCGCCAAACAGGCCGCGATTCAATGGGAGTTCGTCTGGTCAACTTAGATGTTGGTGTGACCCTGTTATCTGTGACCCGCAACAGCGAAGATGAGATTTCGGAGCAAAAGTAG
- the gyrB gene encoding DNA topoisomerase (ATP-hydrolyzing) subunit B codes for MSEKRDVKKEPGGYDASSITVLEGLEAVRKRPGMYIGSTGERGLHHLVYEIVDNAVDEALAGYCTEIKVSLMPDGSLQVVDNGRGIPVDIHPIEKKPALEVVLTVLHAGGKFGDGGYSVSGGLHGVGSSVVNALSTKLSAEVKRDGFTWRQDYRLGVPQAPVAKGEATTETGTTIQFWPSEDIFETTDFSFEVLSTRFREMAFLNRGLILSLTDLRPGHVDDKGEQIAVRYQYQGGITDFVKHLNSTRGELHKTVIAIESEDKKAQLSLEISMQWNNGFSESVYTFANTIHTHEGGTHEEGFRTALTSVVNKFAEEQGLIRKKEDRLTGDDVREGLTAIVSIKLGEPQFEGQTKTKLGNTAAKSFTQKVVNERLTQWFEQNPQEGKDIIRKSIDAASARVAARKARDLARNRKGLLEGRGMPGKLADCQWTDPSKCELYIVEGDSAGGSTKGGRDSRNQAVLPIRGKILNVEKARIDRVLQNNEVQSLITALGTGVHDDFDIEKLRYHKIILMADADVDGQHIRTLLLTLLFRFMRPLIENGFVYLAQPPLYKLKWGGKDPVEYAFSDRERDGMIKIGLDAGKRLPKEDGIQRFKGLGEMPAKELWDTTMDPEHRVLIQVTLDDAAAADDLFSVLMGEDVEQRRAFIQRNAKDVRFLDI; via the coding sequence TTGAGCGAAAAGCGTGATGTGAAGAAGGAACCAGGCGGATACGACGCCTCCTCGATCACAGTCCTAGAGGGCCTTGAGGCTGTTCGAAAGCGCCCCGGAATGTATATCGGCTCCACCGGTGAACGCGGGCTGCACCACCTTGTCTATGAAATCGTCGATAACGCAGTTGATGAAGCGCTCGCAGGTTACTGCACTGAAATTAAAGTCAGCTTGATGCCCGATGGATCACTACAAGTGGTCGATAACGGTCGTGGAATCCCGGTTGATATCCACCCGATTGAAAAGAAGCCAGCACTTGAAGTTGTTCTCACCGTTTTACACGCAGGAGGAAAGTTTGGCGATGGTGGTTACTCCGTCTCTGGCGGTCTGCACGGTGTTGGCTCATCCGTGGTTAACGCACTTTCTACAAAGCTATCTGCTGAAGTAAAGCGTGATGGATTTACCTGGCGCCAAGATTACCGACTTGGCGTTCCACAAGCACCTGTTGCTAAAGGTGAAGCAACAACTGAGACCGGAACAACAATTCAATTCTGGCCGTCAGAGGATATCTTTGAAACAACTGATTTCTCATTCGAAGTTCTCTCTACTCGCTTTCGCGAGATGGCATTTCTTAACCGCGGCCTAATTTTATCTCTGACCGATTTACGCCCTGGCCATGTCGATGACAAGGGCGAACAAATTGCAGTGCGCTACCAATACCAGGGCGGAATTACTGATTTTGTAAAGCACCTGAACTCCACCCGTGGTGAGCTGCATAAGACCGTTATCGCCATTGAGTCAGAGGATAAGAAGGCGCAACTTTCTCTTGAAATCTCGATGCAGTGGAATAACGGCTTCTCCGAATCTGTCTACACCTTTGCCAACACTATTCACACCCATGAAGGTGGAACCCACGAGGAAGGTTTCCGCACAGCACTGACTTCAGTGGTTAATAAGTTCGCCGAAGAACAGGGACTTATTCGCAAGAAAGAAGATCGTCTTACTGGCGATGATGTCCGCGAAGGTCTTACTGCAATTGTCTCCATCAAATTGGGTGAACCACAGTTTGAAGGACAGACAAAGACCAAACTCGGTAACACTGCCGCGAAATCATTTACCCAAAAGGTAGTCAATGAACGTTTGACCCAGTGGTTTGAACAAAACCCACAAGAGGGCAAAGACATTATTCGTAAATCAATCGATGCAGCTTCTGCTCGCGTGGCAGCACGCAAAGCACGTGATTTAGCTCGTAACCGTAAGGGTTTGCTCGAAGGTCGTGGAATGCCCGGCAAGCTAGCTGATTGCCAGTGGACTGATCCTTCCAAGTGCGAGCTCTACATTGTCGAAGGTGACTCCGCTGGTGGTTCGACAAAGGGTGGCCGCGATTCACGAAATCAAGCAGTCCTACCAATTCGCGGCAAGATCCTTAACGTTGAAAAGGCTCGCATTGATCGCGTGCTACAAAATAATGAAGTGCAATCCCTGATTACCGCACTCGGTACCGGAGTTCACGATGACTTTGATATCGAAAAGCTGCGCTATCACAAGATTATTCTGATGGCCGATGCTGACGTTGATGGTCAACACATTCGCACACTACTTCTTACTTTGTTATTTAGATTTATGCGTCCATTGATTGAAAACGGTTTCGTCTATCTTGCCCAACCTCCACTTTATAAACTCAAGTGGGGAGGTAAAGACCCGGTTGAGTATGCATTTAGTGACAGAGAGCGCGATGGCATGATCAAGATTGGTCTAGATGCCGGAAAGCGTCTTCCGAAAGAAGATGGAATCCAGCGCTTTAAAGGTTTAGGTGAAATGCCGGCAAAAGAGTTGTGGGATACAACTATGGACCCAGAGCATCGGGTCTTGATTCAGGTAACACTAGATGATGCTGCAGCAGCCGATGATTTGTTCTCTGTTCTGATGGGTGAAGATGTAGAACAACGACGGGCATTTATTCAGCGCAATGCTAAAGACGTTAGATTCTTGGATATCTAA
- a CDS encoding M48 family metallopeptidase, whose translation MAENNFRALASANKGKTYFLLAAMGVLTWLVAYAVLTYFGAGTASTIVPFAVGISLIGVWGSYYGSDKLVLTMTGAKVVTREDAPELFNVIEEVVIASGLPMPKVAIVEDSAPNAFATGRNPDHALIAFTTRILEVMDRDELQGVIAHEMSHVANRDTLVSAVAATTAGAIAILSDFLMRIMFFGGGRRDGNQNQNPVALVLSLVVLILAPIAALLLKSAISRKREALADATAVSFTRNPAGLRKALEVLAADSTVVRQKSNAVAHIWIESPLDAKAVSKLFSTHPPIEERIATLRAMESLGPQI comes from the coding sequence ATGGCTGAGAATAACTTTCGCGCACTCGCTTCTGCCAATAAAGGAAAGACCTATTTCCTTCTTGCAGCAATGGGAGTTCTCACCTGGCTTGTCGCATACGCGGTACTAACATATTTTGGAGCCGGGACAGCTTCGACAATTGTTCCCTTTGCGGTGGGAATATCACTCATCGGTGTGTGGGGCTCTTACTATGGCTCAGATAAATTAGTTCTCACCATGACAGGTGCCAAAGTTGTTACCCGCGAAGATGCCCCCGAACTCTTCAATGTGATTGAAGAAGTGGTGATTGCAAGTGGTCTACCTATGCCTAAAGTGGCAATCGTGGAAGATTCTGCGCCCAATGCATTTGCTACAGGGCGAAATCCCGATCATGCACTGATTGCATTTACTACACGGATTCTAGAAGTCATGGATCGCGATGAACTTCAGGGAGTCATTGCCCATGAGATGTCACATGTGGCAAACCGTGACACCTTAGTGTCAGCAGTTGCTGCAACCACTGCCGGAGCAATTGCAATCCTGAGTGATTTCCTGATGCGCATCATGTTCTTTGGTGGCGGTCGCAGAGATGGAAACCAAAATCAAAACCCAGTAGCACTTGTTCTCTCACTTGTTGTCTTAATTCTTGCTCCGATTGCAGCGCTGCTCTTGAAATCTGCAATCTCACGTAAGCGTGAGGCGCTCGCTGATGCCACGGCGGTCTCCTTTACGCGCAATCCTGCTGGGCTACGCAAAGCACTTGAAGTTTTGGCTGCTGATTCAACCGTGGTGCGCCAGAAATCAAATGCGGTCGCACATATTTGGATCGAATCCCCGTTGGATGCAAAAGCTGTCTCAAAGTTATTTAGTACTCATCCACCCATCGAAGAGCGCATTGCAACGCTACGTGCGATGGAATCGCTAGGACCACAGATTTGA
- a CDS encoding LemA family protein, with protein MEYIVIGAVVLLVLFFIAQYNRLIRLNITVDEAFAQIEVQLKRRADLIPNLVETVKGYAAHEQSTFDAVVTARAKATSATTVADVAAADGALTNALKGLLAVAEAYPDLKASANFLSLQEELSTTENKVSFARQFYNDNVRSLNTAVKTIPTSFFAGFAKVDARDFYEVENPTDRNVPGVKF; from the coding sequence ATGGAATATATAGTCATCGGCGCAGTCGTACTTTTGGTTCTATTTTTTATTGCTCAATACAACCGCCTCATTCGTCTAAACATCACAGTCGATGAAGCATTCGCGCAGATTGAAGTACAGCTCAAGCGACGCGCAGATCTGATTCCAAATTTAGTAGAGACCGTTAAAGGTTATGCAGCCCACGAACAATCAACATTTGACGCCGTTGTCACAGCGCGGGCAAAGGCAACAAGTGCAACAACAGTTGCTGACGTTGCAGCAGCAGATGGCGCTCTGACAAATGCACTCAAAGGTTTACTTGCAGTTGCTGAGGCGTATCCAGATCTAAAAGCATCGGCAAACTTCTTATCTCTGCAAGAAGAACTTTCTACAACTGAGAATAAAGTTTCCTTTGCACGTCAGTTCTATAACGACAACGTGCGCTCACTTAATACAGCCGTTAAAACCATCCCCACCAGCTTCTTTGCTGGCTTTGCCAAGGTAGATGCTCGTGATTTCTATGAAGTTGAGAATCCAACAGATCGCAACGTTCCTGGCGTTAAGTTCTAG